One part of the Excalfactoria chinensis isolate bCotChi1 chromosome 8, bCotChi1.hap2, whole genome shotgun sequence genome encodes these proteins:
- the NEXN gene encoding nexilin isoform X4, with protein sequence MNDIAQKTEILLSSSKPVQKSYVPKLHKGDVKDKFEAMQKAREERNQRRSRDEKQRRKEQYVREREWNRRKQEMKDLLASDEDDDSKSSKTDKGYVPKLIGTVKGKFAEMEKQRQEEERKRTEEERKRRIEQDMIEKRKIQRELAKKAQEEGDDSLLVTVVPIKPNKTPGKMKVNFDNTGKERAEQKGRPDEEMKLKYEEQKEFLKETKCLSFLTGENQDNETQVSPGKLKVTFEELERQRQENQRRQAEIEAKQRLEEEKRAFEEARQQMINESGHEESENSGRDFRPGKLRLSFEEMERLRREEEKRRAEQDARRRIEEEKRAFAEARKNMQVLDDDEPPEMFKTFSQESLIPGKLEINFEEMLRQKMEEEKRRTEEERRQKLEMEKQEFQQLRQEMGELEEESETFELSKEYEELIKLKRSGSIQAKNLKSKFEKIGQLSQEEIQKKIEEERAKRRAMDEEIREREAEKFQEDDEVDVRPAKKSEAPFTHKVNMKARFEQMARAREEEEQRRIEEQKLLRMQFEQKEIDAALQKKREEEEDDEGSIINGSTCEDEDDQARSGAPWFKKSLKNTSVVDGEPVRFTVKITGEPKPQVTWWFEGEMLQDSEDYQYIERGETYCLYLPETFPEDEGEYMCKAVNNRGTSASTCILTIETDDY encoded by the exons attctgctttcttcatctAAACCCGTCCAAAAGTCCTATGTGCCCAAGCTTCACAAGGGTGATGTAAAGGATAAATTTGAAGCTATGCAGAaagcaagggaagaaagaaatcaaaggaGATCTagagatgaaaagcaaagaagaaaagaacaatatgttagagagagagaatggaacaggagaaagcaggag ATGAAAGATCTGCTTGCATCTGATGAAGATGACGATTCCAAGTCATCTAAGACAGACAAAGGTTACGTTCCAAAGCTAATAG GAACTGTTAAAGGCAAGTTTGCAGAAATGGAGAAGCAAAgacaagaagaagaaagaaaaagaacagaagaagaaagaaagcgCAGAATTGAGCAGGATATgattgagaaaagaaaaattcaaagaGAATTAGCCAAAAAAGCACAGGAG gaaggGGATGATTCTCTACTGGTTACGGTAGTGCCCataaaacccaacaaaacaccTGGGAAGATGAAAGTAAACTTTGataacacaggaaaagaaagagcagaacaaaaaggCAGACCGGATGAAGAAATGAAGCTTAAATATGAGGAACAAAAGGAATTCCTTAAAGAAACCAAGTGCCTTTCATTTCTCACG GGTGAAAATCAGGACAATGAAACACAAGTATCTCCCGGTAAGCTGAAAGTAACTTTTGAAGAACTTGAAAGACAAAGACAGGAAAACCAAAGGCGGCAAGCAGAGATAGAAGCAAAGCAGCgtttagaagaggaaaaacgTGCCTTTGAAGAAGCCAGACAGCAGATG ATAAATGAAAGCGGCCATGAAGAATCCGAAAATTCTGGTAGAGATTTCCGTCCTGGTAAACTCAGGCTCAGTTTTGAGGAGATGGAAAGActgaggagagaagaggaaaagaggagagcAGAACAAGATGCAAGAAGACGCatagaagaagagaaaagggcaTTTGCTGAAGCACGGAAGAATATG CAGGTGCTGGATGATGATGAACCACCAGAAATGTTTAAGACATTTTCTCAAGAATCTCTCATCCCTGGTAAACTGGAAATTAATTTTGAGGAGATGCTGAGACAaaagatggaagaagaaaagagacgCACGGAAGAGGAACGCAGGCAAaaactggaaatggaaaagcaagaatTCCAACAACTAAGACAAGAAATGGGAGAG CTGGAAGAGGAATCTGAAACTTTTGAGCTAAGCAAAGAATATGAAGAATTAATAAAGCTAAAAAGAAGTGGTTCTATCCAAGCAAAGAATCTGAAAAGCAAGTTTGAGAAAATAGGACAATTGTCtcaagaagaaatacagaagaagaTTGAAGAAGAACGAGCCAAAAGAAGAGCAATGGatgaagaaataagagaaagGGAAGCTGAGAAGTTTCAGGAG gaTGATGAGGTAGATGTGAGACCAGCCAAGAAATCCGAGGCTCCATTTACTCATAAAGTAAATATGAAGGCACGTTTTGAGCAAATGGCAAGGGCgagggaagaagaagaacagAGGAGAATCGAAGAACAAAAATTACTACGCATGCAGTTCgaacaaaaagaaattgatgCTGCATTACAGAAG aaaagggaagaggaagaagatgacGAGGGAAGCATTATTAATGGTTCTACTTGTGAAGATGAGGACGACCAAGCTCGTTCTGGAGCTCCCTGGTTTAAGAAGTCACTGAAAAACACATCAGTTGTTGATGGTGAGCCAGTGAGATTTACAGTTAAAATTACTGGAGAACCGAAACCTCAAGTCACATGGTGGTTTGAGGGGGAAATGTTGCAGGACTCTGAGGACTATCAATATATTGAAAGAGGAGAAACCTACTGCCTTTACTTGCCTGAAACCTTCCCAGAAGATGAAGGCGAATATATGTGTAAAGCAGTCAACAACAGAGGCACATCTGCTAGCACCTGTATTCTCACCATTGAAA ctgATGACTACTAA
- the NEXN gene encoding nexilin isoform X12 produces the protein MNDIAQKTEMKDLLASDEDDDSKSSKTDKGYVPKLIGTVKGKFAEMEKQRQEEERKRTEEERKRRIEQDMIEKRKIQRELAKKAQEGENQDNETQVSPGKLKVTFEELERQRQENQRRQAEIEAKQRLEEEKRAFEEARQQMINESGHEESENSGRDFRPGKLRLSFEEMERLRREEEKRRAEQDARRRIEEEKRAFAEARKNMVLDDDEPPEMFKTFSQESLIPGKLEINFEEMLRQKMEEEKRRTEEERRQKLEMEKQEFQQLRQEMGELEEESETFELSKEYEELIKLKRSGSIQAKNLKSKFEKIGQLSQEEIQKKIEEERAKRRAMDEEIREREAEKFQEDDEVDVRPAKKSEAPFTHKVNMKARFEQMARAREEEEQRRIEEQKLLRMQFEQKEIDAALQKKREEEEDDEGSIINGSTCEDEDDQARSGAPWFKKSLKNTSVVDGEPVRFTVKITGEPKPQVTWWFEGEMLQDSEDYQYIERGETYCLYLPETFPEDEGEYMCKAVNNRGTSASTCILTIETDDY, from the exons ATGAAAGATCTGCTTGCATCTGATGAAGATGACGATTCCAAGTCATCTAAGACAGACAAAGGTTACGTTCCAAAGCTAATAG GAACTGTTAAAGGCAAGTTTGCAGAAATGGAGAAGCAAAgacaagaagaagaaagaaaaagaacagaagaagaaagaaagcgCAGAATTGAGCAGGATATgattgagaaaagaaaaattcaaagaGAATTAGCCAAAAAAGCACAGGAG GGTGAAAATCAGGACAATGAAACACAAGTATCTCCCGGTAAGCTGAAAGTAACTTTTGAAGAACTTGAAAGACAAAGACAGGAAAACCAAAGGCGGCAAGCAGAGATAGAAGCAAAGCAGCgtttagaagaggaaaaacgTGCCTTTGAAGAAGCCAGACAGCAGATG ATAAATGAAAGCGGCCATGAAGAATCCGAAAATTCTGGTAGAGATTTCCGTCCTGGTAAACTCAGGCTCAGTTTTGAGGAGATGGAAAGActgaggagagaagaggaaaagaggagagcAGAACAAGATGCAAGAAGACGCatagaagaagagaaaagggcaTTTGCTGAAGCACGGAAGAATATG GTGCTGGATGATGATGAACCACCAGAAATGTTTAAGACATTTTCTCAAGAATCTCTCATCCCTGGTAAACTGGAAATTAATTTTGAGGAGATGCTGAGACAaaagatggaagaagaaaagagacgCACGGAAGAGGAACGCAGGCAAaaactggaaatggaaaagcaagaatTCCAACAACTAAGACAAGAAATGGGAGAG CTGGAAGAGGAATCTGAAACTTTTGAGCTAAGCAAAGAATATGAAGAATTAATAAAGCTAAAAAGAAGTGGTTCTATCCAAGCAAAGAATCTGAAAAGCAAGTTTGAGAAAATAGGACAATTGTCtcaagaagaaatacagaagaagaTTGAAGAAGAACGAGCCAAAAGAAGAGCAATGGatgaagaaataagagaaagGGAAGCTGAGAAGTTTCAGGAG gaTGATGAGGTAGATGTGAGACCAGCCAAGAAATCCGAGGCTCCATTTACTCATAAAGTAAATATGAAGGCACGTTTTGAGCAAATGGCAAGGGCgagggaagaagaagaacagAGGAGAATCGAAGAACAAAAATTACTACGCATGCAGTTCgaacaaaaagaaattgatgCTGCATTACAGAAG aaaagggaagaggaagaagatgacGAGGGAAGCATTATTAATGGTTCTACTTGTGAAGATGAGGACGACCAAGCTCGTTCTGGAGCTCCCTGGTTTAAGAAGTCACTGAAAAACACATCAGTTGTTGATGGTGAGCCAGTGAGATTTACAGTTAAAATTACTGGAGAACCGAAACCTCAAGTCACATGGTGGTTTGAGGGGGAAATGTTGCAGGACTCTGAGGACTATCAATATATTGAAAGAGGAGAAACCTACTGCCTTTACTTGCCTGAAACCTTCCCAGAAGATGAAGGCGAATATATGTGTAAAGCAGTCAACAACAGAGGCACATCTGCTAGCACCTGTATTCTCACCATTGAAA ctgATGACTACTAA
- the NEXN gene encoding nexilin isoform X11, with protein sequence MNDIAQKTEMKDLLASDEDDDSKSSKTDKGYVPKLIGTVKGKFAEMEKQRQEEERKRTEEERKRRIEQDMIEKRKIQRELAKKAQEGENQDNETQVSPGKLKVTFEELERQRQENQRRQAEIEAKQRLEEEKRAFEEARQQMINESGHEESENSGRDFRPGKLRLSFEEMERLRREEEKRRAEQDARRRIEEEKRAFAEARKNMQVLDDDEPPEMFKTFSQESLIPGKLEINFEEMLRQKMEEEKRRTEEERRQKLEMEKQEFQQLRQEMGELEEESETFELSKEYEELIKLKRSGSIQAKNLKSKFEKIGQLSQEEIQKKIEEERAKRRAMDEEIREREAEKFQEDDEVDVRPAKKSEAPFTHKVNMKARFEQMARAREEEEQRRIEEQKLLRMQFEQKEIDAALQKKREEEEDDEGSIINGSTCEDEDDQARSGAPWFKKSLKNTSVVDGEPVRFTVKITGEPKPQVTWWFEGEMLQDSEDYQYIERGETYCLYLPETFPEDEGEYMCKAVNNRGTSASTCILTIETDDY encoded by the exons ATGAAAGATCTGCTTGCATCTGATGAAGATGACGATTCCAAGTCATCTAAGACAGACAAAGGTTACGTTCCAAAGCTAATAG GAACTGTTAAAGGCAAGTTTGCAGAAATGGAGAAGCAAAgacaagaagaagaaagaaaaagaacagaagaagaaagaaagcgCAGAATTGAGCAGGATATgattgagaaaagaaaaattcaaagaGAATTAGCCAAAAAAGCACAGGAG GGTGAAAATCAGGACAATGAAACACAAGTATCTCCCGGTAAGCTGAAAGTAACTTTTGAAGAACTTGAAAGACAAAGACAGGAAAACCAAAGGCGGCAAGCAGAGATAGAAGCAAAGCAGCgtttagaagaggaaaaacgTGCCTTTGAAGAAGCCAGACAGCAGATG ATAAATGAAAGCGGCCATGAAGAATCCGAAAATTCTGGTAGAGATTTCCGTCCTGGTAAACTCAGGCTCAGTTTTGAGGAGATGGAAAGActgaggagagaagaggaaaagaggagagcAGAACAAGATGCAAGAAGACGCatagaagaagagaaaagggcaTTTGCTGAAGCACGGAAGAATATG CAGGTGCTGGATGATGATGAACCACCAGAAATGTTTAAGACATTTTCTCAAGAATCTCTCATCCCTGGTAAACTGGAAATTAATTTTGAGGAGATGCTGAGACAaaagatggaagaagaaaagagacgCACGGAAGAGGAACGCAGGCAAaaactggaaatggaaaagcaagaatTCCAACAACTAAGACAAGAAATGGGAGAG CTGGAAGAGGAATCTGAAACTTTTGAGCTAAGCAAAGAATATGAAGAATTAATAAAGCTAAAAAGAAGTGGTTCTATCCAAGCAAAGAATCTGAAAAGCAAGTTTGAGAAAATAGGACAATTGTCtcaagaagaaatacagaagaagaTTGAAGAAGAACGAGCCAAAAGAAGAGCAATGGatgaagaaataagagaaagGGAAGCTGAGAAGTTTCAGGAG gaTGATGAGGTAGATGTGAGACCAGCCAAGAAATCCGAGGCTCCATTTACTCATAAAGTAAATATGAAGGCACGTTTTGAGCAAATGGCAAGGGCgagggaagaagaagaacagAGGAGAATCGAAGAACAAAAATTACTACGCATGCAGTTCgaacaaaaagaaattgatgCTGCATTACAGAAG aaaagggaagaggaagaagatgacGAGGGAAGCATTATTAATGGTTCTACTTGTGAAGATGAGGACGACCAAGCTCGTTCTGGAGCTCCCTGGTTTAAGAAGTCACTGAAAAACACATCAGTTGTTGATGGTGAGCCAGTGAGATTTACAGTTAAAATTACTGGAGAACCGAAACCTCAAGTCACATGGTGGTTTGAGGGGGAAATGTTGCAGGACTCTGAGGACTATCAATATATTGAAAGAGGAGAAACCTACTGCCTTTACTTGCCTGAAACCTTCCCAGAAGATGAAGGCGAATATATGTGTAAAGCAGTCAACAACAGAGGCACATCTGCTAGCACCTGTATTCTCACCATTGAAA ctgATGACTACTAA
- the NEXN gene encoding nexilin isoform X5, with product MNDIAQKTEILLSSSKPVQKSYVPKLHKGDVKDKFEAMQKAREERNQRRSRDEKQRRKEQYVREREWNRRKQEMKDLLASDEDDDSKSSKTDKGYVPKLIGTVKGKFAEMEKQRQEEERKRTEEERKRRIEQDMIEKRKIQRELAKKAQEEGDDSLLVTVVPIKPNKTPGKMKVNFDNTGKERAEQKGRPDEEMKLKYEEQKEFLKETKCLSFLTGENQDNETQVSPGKLKVTFEELERQRQENQRRQAEIEAKQRLEEEKRAFEEARQQMINESGHEESENSGRDFRPGKLRLSFEEMERLRREEEKRRAEQDARRRIEEEKRAFAEARKNMVLDDDEPPEMFKTFSQESLIPGKLEINFEEMLRQKMEEEKRRTEEERRQKLEMEKQEFQQLRQEMGELEEESETFELSKEYEELIKLKRSGSIQAKNLKSKFEKIGQLSQEEIQKKIEEERAKRRAMDEEIREREAEKFQEDDEVDVRPAKKSEAPFTHKVNMKARFEQMARAREEEEQRRIEEQKLLRMQFEQKEIDAALQKKREEEEDDEGSIINGSTCEDEDDQARSGAPWFKKSLKNTSVVDGEPVRFTVKITGEPKPQVTWWFEGEMLQDSEDYQYIERGETYCLYLPETFPEDEGEYMCKAVNNRGTSASTCILTIETDDY from the exons attctgctttcttcatctAAACCCGTCCAAAAGTCCTATGTGCCCAAGCTTCACAAGGGTGATGTAAAGGATAAATTTGAAGCTATGCAGAaagcaagggaagaaagaaatcaaaggaGATCTagagatgaaaagcaaagaagaaaagaacaatatgttagagagagagaatggaacaggagaaagcaggag ATGAAAGATCTGCTTGCATCTGATGAAGATGACGATTCCAAGTCATCTAAGACAGACAAAGGTTACGTTCCAAAGCTAATAG GAACTGTTAAAGGCAAGTTTGCAGAAATGGAGAAGCAAAgacaagaagaagaaagaaaaagaacagaagaagaaagaaagcgCAGAATTGAGCAGGATATgattgagaaaagaaaaattcaaagaGAATTAGCCAAAAAAGCACAGGAG gaaggGGATGATTCTCTACTGGTTACGGTAGTGCCCataaaacccaacaaaacaccTGGGAAGATGAAAGTAAACTTTGataacacaggaaaagaaagagcagaacaaaaaggCAGACCGGATGAAGAAATGAAGCTTAAATATGAGGAACAAAAGGAATTCCTTAAAGAAACCAAGTGCCTTTCATTTCTCACG GGTGAAAATCAGGACAATGAAACACAAGTATCTCCCGGTAAGCTGAAAGTAACTTTTGAAGAACTTGAAAGACAAAGACAGGAAAACCAAAGGCGGCAAGCAGAGATAGAAGCAAAGCAGCgtttagaagaggaaaaacgTGCCTTTGAAGAAGCCAGACAGCAGATG ATAAATGAAAGCGGCCATGAAGAATCCGAAAATTCTGGTAGAGATTTCCGTCCTGGTAAACTCAGGCTCAGTTTTGAGGAGATGGAAAGActgaggagagaagaggaaaagaggagagcAGAACAAGATGCAAGAAGACGCatagaagaagagaaaagggcaTTTGCTGAAGCACGGAAGAATATG GTGCTGGATGATGATGAACCACCAGAAATGTTTAAGACATTTTCTCAAGAATCTCTCATCCCTGGTAAACTGGAAATTAATTTTGAGGAGATGCTGAGACAaaagatggaagaagaaaagagacgCACGGAAGAGGAACGCAGGCAAaaactggaaatggaaaagcaagaatTCCAACAACTAAGACAAGAAATGGGAGAG CTGGAAGAGGAATCTGAAACTTTTGAGCTAAGCAAAGAATATGAAGAATTAATAAAGCTAAAAAGAAGTGGTTCTATCCAAGCAAAGAATCTGAAAAGCAAGTTTGAGAAAATAGGACAATTGTCtcaagaagaaatacagaagaagaTTGAAGAAGAACGAGCCAAAAGAAGAGCAATGGatgaagaaataagagaaagGGAAGCTGAGAAGTTTCAGGAG gaTGATGAGGTAGATGTGAGACCAGCCAAGAAATCCGAGGCTCCATTTACTCATAAAGTAAATATGAAGGCACGTTTTGAGCAAATGGCAAGGGCgagggaagaagaagaacagAGGAGAATCGAAGAACAAAAATTACTACGCATGCAGTTCgaacaaaaagaaattgatgCTGCATTACAGAAG aaaagggaagaggaagaagatgacGAGGGAAGCATTATTAATGGTTCTACTTGTGAAGATGAGGACGACCAAGCTCGTTCTGGAGCTCCCTGGTTTAAGAAGTCACTGAAAAACACATCAGTTGTTGATGGTGAGCCAGTGAGATTTACAGTTAAAATTACTGGAGAACCGAAACCTCAAGTCACATGGTGGTTTGAGGGGGAAATGTTGCAGGACTCTGAGGACTATCAATATATTGAAAGAGGAGAAACCTACTGCCTTTACTTGCCTGAAACCTTCCCAGAAGATGAAGGCGAATATATGTGTAAAGCAGTCAACAACAGAGGCACATCTGCTAGCACCTGTATTCTCACCATTGAAA ctgATGACTACTAA
- the NEXN gene encoding nexilin isoform X2 produces MNDIAQKTEILLSSSKPVQKSYVPKLHKGDVKDKFEAMQKAREERNQRRSRDEKQRRKEQYVREREWNRRKQEMKDLLASDEDDDSKSSKTDKGYVPKLIGTVKGKFAEMEKQRQEEERKRTEEERKRRIEQDMIEKRKIQRELAKKAQEIDDFNNTGTESAAEEGDDSLLVTVVPIKPNKTPGKMKVNFDNTGKERAEQKGRPDEEMKLKYEEQKEFLKETKCLSFLTGENQDNETQVSPGKLKVTFEELERQRQENQRRQAEIEAKQRLEEEKRAFEEARQQMINESGHEESENSGRDFRPGKLRLSFEEMERLRREEEKRRAEQDARRRIEEEKRAFAEARKNMVLDDDEPPEMFKTFSQESLIPGKLEINFEEMLRQKMEEEKRRTEEERRQKLEMEKQEFQQLRQEMGELEEESETFELSKEYEELIKLKRSGSIQAKNLKSKFEKIGQLSQEEIQKKIEEERAKRRAMDEEIREREAEKFQEDDEVDVRPAKKSEAPFTHKVNMKARFEQMARAREEEEQRRIEEQKLLRMQFEQKEIDAALQKKREEEEDDEGSIINGSTCEDEDDQARSGAPWFKKSLKNTSVVDGEPVRFTVKITGEPKPQVTWWFEGEMLQDSEDYQYIERGETYCLYLPETFPEDEGEYMCKAVNNRGTSASTCILTIETDDY; encoded by the exons attctgctttcttcatctAAACCCGTCCAAAAGTCCTATGTGCCCAAGCTTCACAAGGGTGATGTAAAGGATAAATTTGAAGCTATGCAGAaagcaagggaagaaagaaatcaaaggaGATCTagagatgaaaagcaaagaagaaaagaacaatatgttagagagagagaatggaacaggagaaagcaggag ATGAAAGATCTGCTTGCATCTGATGAAGATGACGATTCCAAGTCATCTAAGACAGACAAAGGTTACGTTCCAAAGCTAATAG GAACTGTTAAAGGCAAGTTTGCAGAAATGGAGAAGCAAAgacaagaagaagaaagaaaaagaacagaagaagaaagaaagcgCAGAATTGAGCAGGATATgattgagaaaagaaaaattcaaagaGAATTAGCCAAAAAAGCACAGGAG ATTGATGACTTTAACAATACGGGGACTGAATCAGCAGCAGAG gaaggGGATGATTCTCTACTGGTTACGGTAGTGCCCataaaacccaacaaaacaccTGGGAAGATGAAAGTAAACTTTGataacacaggaaaagaaagagcagaacaaaaaggCAGACCGGATGAAGAAATGAAGCTTAAATATGAGGAACAAAAGGAATTCCTTAAAGAAACCAAGTGCCTTTCATTTCTCACG GGTGAAAATCAGGACAATGAAACACAAGTATCTCCCGGTAAGCTGAAAGTAACTTTTGAAGAACTTGAAAGACAAAGACAGGAAAACCAAAGGCGGCAAGCAGAGATAGAAGCAAAGCAGCgtttagaagaggaaaaacgTGCCTTTGAAGAAGCCAGACAGCAGATG ATAAATGAAAGCGGCCATGAAGAATCCGAAAATTCTGGTAGAGATTTCCGTCCTGGTAAACTCAGGCTCAGTTTTGAGGAGATGGAAAGActgaggagagaagaggaaaagaggagagcAGAACAAGATGCAAGAAGACGCatagaagaagagaaaagggcaTTTGCTGAAGCACGGAAGAATATG GTGCTGGATGATGATGAACCACCAGAAATGTTTAAGACATTTTCTCAAGAATCTCTCATCCCTGGTAAACTGGAAATTAATTTTGAGGAGATGCTGAGACAaaagatggaagaagaaaagagacgCACGGAAGAGGAACGCAGGCAAaaactggaaatggaaaagcaagaatTCCAACAACTAAGACAAGAAATGGGAGAG CTGGAAGAGGAATCTGAAACTTTTGAGCTAAGCAAAGAATATGAAGAATTAATAAAGCTAAAAAGAAGTGGTTCTATCCAAGCAAAGAATCTGAAAAGCAAGTTTGAGAAAATAGGACAATTGTCtcaagaagaaatacagaagaagaTTGAAGAAGAACGAGCCAAAAGAAGAGCAATGGatgaagaaataagagaaagGGAAGCTGAGAAGTTTCAGGAG gaTGATGAGGTAGATGTGAGACCAGCCAAGAAATCCGAGGCTCCATTTACTCATAAAGTAAATATGAAGGCACGTTTTGAGCAAATGGCAAGGGCgagggaagaagaagaacagAGGAGAATCGAAGAACAAAAATTACTACGCATGCAGTTCgaacaaaaagaaattgatgCTGCATTACAGAAG aaaagggaagaggaagaagatgacGAGGGAAGCATTATTAATGGTTCTACTTGTGAAGATGAGGACGACCAAGCTCGTTCTGGAGCTCCCTGGTTTAAGAAGTCACTGAAAAACACATCAGTTGTTGATGGTGAGCCAGTGAGATTTACAGTTAAAATTACTGGAGAACCGAAACCTCAAGTCACATGGTGGTTTGAGGGGGAAATGTTGCAGGACTCTGAGGACTATCAATATATTGAAAGAGGAGAAACCTACTGCCTTTACTTGCCTGAAACCTTCCCAGAAGATGAAGGCGAATATATGTGTAAAGCAGTCAACAACAGAGGCACATCTGCTAGCACCTGTATTCTCACCATTGAAA ctgATGACTACTAA
- the NEXN gene encoding nexilin isoform X13, whose product MNDIAQKTEMKDLLASDEDDDSKSSKTDKGYVPKLIGTVKGKFAEMEKQRQEEERKRTEEERKRRIEQDMIEKRKIQRELAKKAQEIDDFNNTGTESAAEEGDDSLLVTVVPIKPNKTPGKMKVNFDNTGKERAEQKGRPDEEMKLKYEEQKEFLKETKCLSFLTGENQDNETQVSPGKLKVTFEELERQRQENQRRQAEIEAKQRLEEEKRAFEEARQQMINESGHEESENSGRDFRPGKLRLSFEEMERLRREEEKRRAEQDARRRIEEEKRAFAEARKNMVLDDDEPPEMFKTFSQESLIPGKLEINFEEMLRQKMEEEKRRTEEERRQKLEMEKQEFQQLRQEMGELEEESETFELSKEYEELIKLKRSGSIQAKNLKSKFEKIGQLSQEEIQKKIEEERAKRRAMDEEIREREAEKFQEDDEVDVRPAKKSEAPFTHKVNMKARFEQMARAREEEEQRRIEEQKLLRMQFEQKEIDAALQKKREEEEDDEGSIINGSTCEDEDDQARSGAPWFKKSLKNTSVVDGEPVRFTVKITGEPKPQVTWWFEGEMLQDSEDYQYIERGETYCLYLPETFPEDEGEYMCKAVNNRGTSASTCILTIESKS is encoded by the exons ATGAAAGATCTGCTTGCATCTGATGAAGATGACGATTCCAAGTCATCTAAGACAGACAAAGGTTACGTTCCAAAGCTAATAG GAACTGTTAAAGGCAAGTTTGCAGAAATGGAGAAGCAAAgacaagaagaagaaagaaaaagaacagaagaagaaagaaagcgCAGAATTGAGCAGGATATgattgagaaaagaaaaattcaaagaGAATTAGCCAAAAAAGCACAGGAG ATTGATGACTTTAACAATACGGGGACTGAATCAGCAGCAGAG gaaggGGATGATTCTCTACTGGTTACGGTAGTGCCCataaaacccaacaaaacaccTGGGAAGATGAAAGTAAACTTTGataacacaggaaaagaaagagcagaacaaaaaggCAGACCGGATGAAGAAATGAAGCTTAAATATGAGGAACAAAAGGAATTCCTTAAAGAAACCAAGTGCCTTTCATTTCTCACG GGTGAAAATCAGGACAATGAAACACAAGTATCTCCCGGTAAGCTGAAAGTAACTTTTGAAGAACTTGAAAGACAAAGACAGGAAAACCAAAGGCGGCAAGCAGAGATAGAAGCAAAGCAGCgtttagaagaggaaaaacgTGCCTTTGAAGAAGCCAGACAGCAGATG ATAAATGAAAGCGGCCATGAAGAATCCGAAAATTCTGGTAGAGATTTCCGTCCTGGTAAACTCAGGCTCAGTTTTGAGGAGATGGAAAGActgaggagagaagaggaaaagaggagagcAGAACAAGATGCAAGAAGACGCatagaagaagagaaaagggcaTTTGCTGAAGCACGGAAGAATATG GTGCTGGATGATGATGAACCACCAGAAATGTTTAAGACATTTTCTCAAGAATCTCTCATCCCTGGTAAACTGGAAATTAATTTTGAGGAGATGCTGAGACAaaagatggaagaagaaaagagacgCACGGAAGAGGAACGCAGGCAAaaactggaaatggaaaagcaagaatTCCAACAACTAAGACAAGAAATGGGAGAG CTGGAAGAGGAATCTGAAACTTTTGAGCTAAGCAAAGAATATGAAGAATTAATAAAGCTAAAAAGAAGTGGTTCTATCCAAGCAAAGAATCTGAAAAGCAAGTTTGAGAAAATAGGACAATTGTCtcaagaagaaatacagaagaagaTTGAAGAAGAACGAGCCAAAAGAAGAGCAATGGatgaagaaataagagaaagGGAAGCTGAGAAGTTTCAGGAG gaTGATGAGGTAGATGTGAGACCAGCCAAGAAATCCGAGGCTCCATTTACTCATAAAGTAAATATGAAGGCACGTTTTGAGCAAATGGCAAGGGCgagggaagaagaagaacagAGGAGAATCGAAGAACAAAAATTACTACGCATGCAGTTCgaacaaaaagaaattgatgCTGCATTACAGAAG aaaagggaagaggaagaagatgacGAGGGAAGCATTATTAATGGTTCTACTTGTGAAGATGAGGACGACCAAGCTCGTTCTGGAGCTCCCTGGTTTAAGAAGTCACTGAAAAACACATCAGTTGTTGATGGTGAGCCAGTGAGATTTACAGTTAAAATTACTGGAGAACCGAAACCTCAAGTCACATGGTGGTTTGAGGGGGAAATGTTGCAGGACTCTGAGGACTATCAATATATTGAAAGAGGAGAAACCTACTGCCTTTACTTGCCTGAAACCTTCCCAGAAGATGAAGGCGAATATATGTGTAAAGCAGTCAACAACAGAGGCACATCTGCTAGCACCTGTATTCTCACCATTGAAAGTAAGAGTTag